From the genome of Pukyongia salina, one region includes:
- the rseP gene encoding RIP metalloprotease RseP produces the protein MSPFAVKAIQLLLSLSILIVLHEMGHFIPAKLFKTRVEKFFLFFDIKFALFKKKIGETVYGIGWLPLGGYVKISGMIDESMDKEQMAQPPQPWEFRSKPAWQRLIIMLGGVTVNIIVGFLIYMMILFFYGRDVVTNDDLPEGFAIAQEFKEYGFRDGDKILKVNNEEFPYVTEINKYLFLRDVNSITVQHTDGTEETITLPEEIGTEMFQKDVLTPFIERREPIVQVVGGEDFPAAAAGFKPGDRITTVNGQPIVYWHEFKQRIAENEGAENTIEVERDGVTEIIKVTPNEDGVVGINIGSGTRHISFSFGEAVTQGTSYGYNILKDYVKQFKYVFTKKGASQVGGFGAIGNLFPGKWSWVAFWQTTALISIILAFMNILPIPALDGGHVAFLLYEMVTGRKPGDKFLEYAQMIGFFLLIALVLFANGNDIYRWLFK, from the coding sequence ATGAGTCCATTTGCGGTTAAGGCAATTCAGCTTCTGTTAAGCTTATCTATACTAATCGTGCTTCATGAAATGGGGCACTTCATACCAGCTAAATTATTTAAGACACGGGTAGAGAAATTCTTTCTCTTCTTCGACATAAAATTCGCACTCTTTAAAAAGAAGATCGGCGAAACGGTGTATGGTATTGGCTGGTTACCTTTAGGGGGTTATGTGAAGATCTCCGGGATGATCGATGAAAGCATGGACAAAGAACAAATGGCACAACCTCCGCAGCCGTGGGAGTTTCGCTCTAAACCGGCCTGGCAGCGACTTATTATTATGCTGGGTGGTGTTACCGTGAATATTATCGTTGGGTTTCTTATCTACATGATGATCTTATTTTTCTACGGAAGAGATGTGGTGACCAATGATGATCTTCCGGAAGGATTTGCCATTGCACAGGAGTTTAAGGAATACGGTTTTAGGGATGGAGATAAGATACTGAAGGTAAACAACGAAGAGTTCCCCTATGTAACCGAGATCAATAAATACCTTTTCCTGAGAGATGTTAATTCGATAACGGTACAGCACACAGACGGTACCGAAGAAACCATCACCTTACCAGAAGAGATAGGAACCGAGATGTTTCAGAAGGATGTGCTCACACCGTTTATTGAGAGACGCGAACCTATAGTACAAGTAGTTGGAGGAGAAGATTTTCCGGCTGCAGCCGCAGGCTTTAAACCAGGCGATAGAATTACAACGGTCAATGGACAGCCTATCGTTTACTGGCACGAATTTAAACAGCGAATCGCAGAGAATGAAGGTGCAGAGAATACTATCGAAGTAGAACGTGATGGTGTTACAGAGATCATTAAGGTAACACCTAATGAGGATGGTGTAGTGGGGATCAATATTGGTAGTGGAACACGACATATTTCCTTTTCATTTGGTGAAGCTGTGACCCAGGGAACCAGTTATGGTTATAATATCTTAAAGGATTACGTAAAGCAGTTTAAATATGTCTTTACCAAAAAGGGAGCCTCTCAGGTGGGTGGATTTGGCGCGATAGGGAATTTATTTCCCGGCAAATGGAGTTGGGTAGCTTTCTGGCAAACCACAGCCCTTATCTCTATAATTCTCGCGTTTATGAACATACTTCCTATCCCTGCCCTGGATGGAGGCCATGTTGCATTCCTGCTATATGAAATGGTTACCGGAAGAAAACCGGGAGATAAATTTTTGGAGTATGCGCAGATGATTGGATTCTTCCTGCTTATTGCCCTGGTTTTATTTGCTAATGGTAATGATATTTATCGTTGGCTATTCAAGTAA
- a CDS encoding beta-propeller fold lactonase family protein, translated as MKKLAILCIGLGLCFSFNGNSQNRQRTLKGFLYTTTNGEGINKVIKFDRYSDGSLSNETGYVTNSKGGANTSAGGDARGDFDSQNAIQIIDGYLLNVNAGGNTISVFAIDKPTGALTLIENVSSQGQRPVSITYTKKSNSKDQFWIVVGNQWNNPNVQKDGDKIERYPNDAFHASNLGRSDDSDRLRNIALFSFNASNGTLTPERILDTYVRKNGGPTCVSFSDDGTKLAVSTWGIAHFSTELTSLNEQQPSRVYVYDFKEGSIFGKRFFEEEGIAGSIGFNWAKGSNTTLHISNFNLIPNKRNNSLTILKDSGSSVTKSGNYNTAGANDIDEACWTLLNPSGNRLYVASFGANVITSFKVDKAGNITSTIGAEARGDNAPPGDTKDMYITPDNRQLYVLGAFQSFSINRYAISSSGKIKYEEQVALKTTSQSIGKAGTYNFLGLTGYDLE; from the coding sequence ATGAAAAAACTAGCAATTTTATGTATCGGTTTAGGACTTTGCTTCTCATTCAATGGGAACTCACAAAACCGACAACGAACTCTTAAAGGATTCCTTTACACTACAACTAATGGTGAAGGAATCAATAAGGTGATCAAATTTGACCGTTACAGCGATGGTAGTCTATCCAATGAAACTGGATATGTCACCAACAGCAAAGGTGGTGCAAATACCAGTGCGGGCGGAGACGCCAGGGGTGATTTTGATTCTCAAAATGCCATTCAAATTATCGATGGTTATTTACTGAATGTGAACGCCGGAGGAAATACGATCTCGGTTTTTGCAATCGATAAACCTACCGGGGCCTTGACGCTAATAGAAAATGTAAGCTCCCAAGGTCAAAGGCCTGTGAGTATTACCTATACAAAGAAATCTAATAGCAAGGATCAATTCTGGATTGTAGTTGGAAATCAATGGAACAATCCAAATGTACAAAAGGATGGCGATAAAATTGAACGTTATCCAAATGATGCATTTCATGCTTCCAACTTAGGGCGATCTGATGATTCGGATAGACTACGGAACATTGCACTCTTCAGTTTTAATGCTTCGAACGGAACTCTTACTCCGGAACGAATCCTAGATACATATGTTAGAAAGAACGGTGGACCTACCTGCGTTTCTTTTAGTGATGATGGAACAAAACTTGCGGTTTCAACCTGGGGAATTGCCCATTTTTCAACCGAGTTGACATCTCTTAACGAACAACAGCCCAGTCGGGTGTATGTTTATGATTTTAAGGAAGGTTCGATTTTTGGAAAGCGTTTTTTTGAAGAAGAAGGAATAGCGGGAAGTATTGGGTTTAATTGGGCAAAGGGAAGCAATACTACTTTGCACATATCAAATTTTAACCTTATCCCGAATAAGAGAAATAACAGCCTTACTATTTTAAAGGATAGCGGTAGTTCGGTTACAAAGAGCGGGAATTACAACACCGCTGGGGCGAATGATATTGATGAGGCTTGCTGGACCCTTTTAAATCCATCGGGCAACCGGTTGTACGTAGCCAGTTTTGGAGCTAACGTTATAACCTCATTTAAGGTAGATAAAGCTGGAAATATTACTTCAACAATCGGAGCTGAAGCTAGAGGAGACAACGCACCTCCAGGTGATACCAAGGACATGTATATAACACCAGACAATAGGCAGCTATATGTATTGGGTGCATTTCAATCTTTTTCAATCAATCGATATGCGATTTCAAGCTCAGGTAAAATAAAATATGAGGAACAGGTTGCATTAAAAACAACCAGCCAATCTATTGGTAAAGCAGGAACCTATAATTTTCTTGGTCTAACAGGCTATGATTTGGAATAG
- a CDS encoding metal ABC transporter permease: MSITDYFEQLFSDYTLRTITLGTAVLGAICGMLGSFAVLRKQSLLGDAISHAALPGIAIAFLITGAKDSNVLLLGALVSGLIGTFWIRGIITKTHLKTDTALGLILSLFFGFGMLLLTFIQKQPNANQAGLDKYLFGQAATLVVSDVIVMVIVTGVSLFTLLLFWKEFKILLFDADYTKTLGFNTRIIDILITFFIVLAIVIGLQTVGVVLMSAMLLAPAAAARQWTNSLSVMIGLAAIFGAFSGVFGTAISASQDNLSTGPVIVLVAAVFVLISFIFSPGRGLLFREIRFRQNRRDLKLKKTLQLMYRIASTHENISHPHSIKILNDFQGFTRGTLKTMEEREWIEIEQKSWMLTSKGYREASNLFSKSTTDDTATD; encoded by the coding sequence ATGTCCATAACAGACTATTTCGAGCAGTTATTTTCAGACTATACGCTGAGAACCATCACCTTGGGAACAGCGGTGCTGGGCGCTATTTGCGGTATGCTGGGTAGTTTTGCGGTGCTTAGAAAACAGAGTTTGCTGGGAGATGCGATCTCGCATGCAGCCCTGCCCGGGATAGCGATAGCCTTTCTCATCACAGGCGCCAAAGACAGTAACGTACTTTTATTGGGAGCGTTAGTGAGTGGTTTAATTGGGACATTCTGGATACGCGGAATTATTACAAAAACACATTTAAAGACAGACACTGCCCTTGGTCTTATTCTCTCCCTGTTCTTTGGGTTTGGGATGCTTTTACTCACTTTTATTCAGAAACAACCCAATGCAAATCAGGCCGGCCTGGATAAATATCTCTTTGGGCAGGCGGCTACCCTGGTTGTAAGCGATGTGATAGTGATGGTGATAGTTACCGGGGTTAGTCTGTTTACCCTATTGTTGTTCTGGAAAGAGTTTAAAATTCTATTGTTCGATGCAGACTACACTAAAACCCTGGGTTTCAATACCAGGATCATTGATATTCTGATCACATTTTTTATAGTTCTGGCCATAGTAATTGGCTTGCAAACTGTAGGCGTGGTATTAATGAGTGCCATGCTTCTAGCCCCGGCCGCTGCAGCAAGGCAATGGACCAACAGCCTGAGCGTTATGATCGGGTTGGCTGCTATTTTTGGAGCTTTTTCGGGGGTTTTCGGGACAGCGATCAGCGCGAGCCAGGACAACCTTTCCACAGGGCCGGTGATCGTATTGGTAGCAGCGGTCTTTGTGTTAATTTCCTTTATTTTCTCACCGGGACGAGGATTGTTATTTCGAGAAATTAGATTCAGGCAAAACAGAAGAGATCTAAAACTAAAGAAAACACTGCAGTTGATGTATCGCATTGCGAGTACGCATGAGAACATCTCACATCCCCACTCGATCAAGATCCTTAACGATTTTCAAGGCTTTACCAGGGGAACTCTAAAAACCATGGAAGAGAGAGAATGGATCGAGATCGAGCAAAAATCCTGGATGCTCACATCCAAAGGTTACCGGGAAGCATCTAATTTGTTCAGTAAATCAACTACCGATGACACAGCCACAGATTGA
- a CDS encoding GIY-YIG nuclease family protein — MVLPYCVYVLQSERDLLLYHGFTTNLQKRLIDHNKGGTISTAKRRPLKLVYCEFFFSRVDAIRREKYFKTTAGKRMLKLMLRDTLLQIKYPK; from the coding sequence ATGGTTTTACCTTATTGCGTATATGTGCTTCAAAGTGAAAGGGATCTTCTTTTATATCACGGGTTTACTACGAACCTGCAAAAAAGATTGATCGATCATAATAAAGGAGGAACGATTAGCACAGCCAAGAGACGCCCTTTAAAGCTAGTTTATTGTGAGTTCTTTTTTAGTAGAGTAGATGCTATTCGAAGAGAGAAATATTTCAAAACTACTGCGGGGAAAAGAATGTTGAAGTTGATGCTTCGAGACACTTTATTACAAATTAAATATCCTAAATGA
- a CDS encoding metal ABC transporter solute-binding protein, Zn/Mn family produces MKKTAWILIFIIAGWSCKSNKETSEKLKVVCTTTMISDLVRNIGGDSITLNGLMGAGVDPHLYKASEGDVTKLYEADIIFYNGLHLEGKLVEVFEKMETQGKAQFALAERLDKSGLIGSDYFASNYDPHVWFDISYFKVFATTVADVLSEKDPKNKTFYQANLESYLAELDALELEVQKKIETLPKEKRILVTAHDAFNYFGKAYDFEVVGLQGLSTATEAGVQDVQRLSEFIIENKVKAIFIESSVPRRTIEALQEAVLSKGHQVTIGGSLYSDALGNKGTVEGTYLGMFRYNVNTIVNELQ; encoded by the coding sequence CATGGATATTGATCTTTATTATAGCCGGTTGGAGCTGTAAGTCAAATAAAGAAACCTCCGAAAAATTAAAAGTGGTTTGTACCACTACCATGATCTCGGACCTGGTAAGGAATATTGGTGGCGATAGCATTACCTTGAATGGCTTGATGGGTGCGGGTGTGGATCCGCATTTATACAAGGCCAGTGAAGGCGATGTTACCAAATTGTACGAGGCCGATATAATCTTTTACAATGGGCTGCACCTGGAAGGGAAGCTGGTCGAGGTATTCGAAAAGATGGAGACTCAGGGAAAAGCTCAGTTTGCACTGGCTGAAAGGCTTGATAAATCGGGGCTTATCGGCTCTGATTATTTTGCGTCCAATTATGACCCCCACGTGTGGTTTGATATTTCGTACTTCAAAGTTTTCGCCACAACCGTAGCCGACGTACTTTCGGAAAAAGATCCTAAAAACAAGACATTCTATCAGGCGAATCTCGAAAGTTATCTCGCAGAGCTGGATGCTCTCGAGCTTGAAGTTCAGAAAAAAATTGAAACCCTTCCGAAGGAAAAAAGAATACTGGTAACGGCGCACGATGCTTTTAATTATTTCGGAAAAGCATACGATTTTGAAGTAGTAGGCTTGCAAGGACTTTCCACTGCAACCGAAGCAGGTGTTCAGGATGTACAGCGATTGTCCGAATTTATCATCGAAAACAAAGTAAAAGCCATCTTTATTGAAAGCTCCGTACCCCGTAGAACCATAGAAGCTTTACAGGAAGCAGTATTGTCTAAAGGGCATCAGGTAACCATAGGAGGCTCCCTCTATAGTGATGCCCTGGGGAATAAAGGAACCGTTGAAGGAACCTACCTTGGGATGTTCCGTTATAATGTGAACACTATTGTAAACGAACTTCAATAA
- a CDS encoding SCO family protein, producing the protein MLQFFAKYKFFGIVLLILSAIIITIMYQALNPKKVLPVYQPTDVTTELVDSTVQHVKKYHTIADFSLTNQNGEQITQKDYEDKIYVADFFFTTCQTICPVMTDHMVKIQKELQQENDVLLLSHTVTPEIDSVPQLKKYALEKGVDDQKWNLVTGSKKEIYNLARKSYLAAKDLPYSEYDLIHTENFVLVDKKRRIRGFYDGTNPDEIARLLEDIKVLKAE; encoded by the coding sequence ATGCTTCAGTTTTTTGCAAAATATAAATTCTTCGGAATTGTCCTTCTCATCCTATCGGCTATAATAATTACCATTATGTACCAGGCTCTCAACCCTAAAAAAGTACTGCCTGTATATCAGCCCACCGATGTCACTACCGAACTTGTAGATAGTACGGTTCAGCATGTGAAAAAATACCACACCATCGCAGATTTCAGCCTTACCAATCAGAATGGGGAACAGATCACACAAAAGGACTACGAAGACAAGATCTATGTGGCCGACTTCTTCTTCACAACCTGCCAGACCATTTGCCCGGTTATGACAGACCATATGGTGAAAATTCAGAAAGAATTACAACAAGAAAATGATGTTTTACTACTATCTCATACCGTAACTCCGGAGATCGACAGCGTCCCCCAACTTAAAAAATACGCCCTCGAAAAGGGTGTGGACGACCAAAAATGGAACCTGGTTACGGGCTCTAAAAAGGAGATCTACAACCTGGCCCGCAAATCGTATCTGGCAGCCAAAGACCTTCCCTACAGCGAATACGACCTCATCCACACCGAAAACTTCGTGCTGGTAGATAAAAAGCGTAGAATACGCGGTTTTTATGACGGCACTAACCCCGATGAAATCGCCAGACTACTGGAGGATATCAAAGTTTTGAAAGCAGAATAA
- the feoB gene encoding ferrous iron transport protein B, with protein sequence MARQINVALIGNPNTGKTSVFNRLTGLNQKVGNYPGITVEKKEGVCKLTRTLKAHILDLPGTYSLNASSLDENVVIELLLNKNDKDFPDVAVVVTEIENLKRNLLLFTQIKDLGIPAILVINMADRMKRKAISLDIEKLEQRMETRIALISSRKNEGFENLKELIANYTSLSVKPCMNASAIAPEYFNRLKKAFPNQDLYKLWLVITQDVNFGKLERKEVSGIATFKTESKSTLKRLQQKETIARYKFINEALKETMVIDTANAKDLRSRMDRILTHKFWGYVIFFGILLLIFQAIFDWSSYPMDFIDSSFASLSEWLKNTLPAGDFTNLIAEGIVPGLGGIVIFIPQIAFLFLFISILEETGYMSRVVFLMDKVMRRFGLSGKSVVPLVSGTACAIPAIMATRNIESWKERLITILVTPFTTCSARLPVYLIIIALVIPEQRILGIFSLQGLTLMFLYLLGFAAAILSAWLLNKVLKIRSKTFFVVEMPNYKVPLPKNVAITVVEKTKSFVLGAGKIILAISIILWVLASYGPGDFNRAEEIVTAESLSENLPKSELETRIASYKLEHSYIGIIGKGIEPAVRPLGYDWKIGIAIVSSFAAREVFVGTLATIYSVGSEEEETIKNRMAAEVNPVLGTPRFNFASGVSLLLFYAFAMQCMSTLAIVKRETNSWKWPLWQLIVMSAIAYVVALGAYQILS encoded by the coding sequence ATGGCCCGGCAGATCAACGTAGCCCTAATAGGGAATCCCAATACAGGTAAAACCTCTGTTTTTAACAGGCTTACCGGCCTGAACCAGAAAGTGGGAAACTATCCCGGGATCACCGTTGAAAAAAAAGAGGGTGTTTGTAAACTCACCCGTACCTTAAAGGCACATATTCTGGATCTTCCAGGAACCTATAGCCTTAATGCCTCTTCCCTGGACGAGAACGTGGTGATCGAGCTGCTACTCAATAAAAACGACAAGGATTTCCCCGACGTTGCAGTGGTCGTGACCGAAATTGAGAACCTCAAGCGAAACCTGCTTCTCTTTACGCAGATTAAAGACCTTGGGATACCTGCTATCCTGGTTATCAATATGGCCGATCGCATGAAACGTAAAGCGATCTCCCTGGATATTGAGAAACTAGAGCAACGTATGGAAACGCGTATCGCTCTAATTAGTTCGCGAAAAAATGAAGGGTTCGAAAATCTCAAAGAACTTATCGCTAATTACACTTCCCTGTCGGTGAAGCCGTGTATGAATGCCTCCGCCATTGCACCGGAGTATTTCAACCGACTCAAAAAGGCTTTTCCCAATCAGGATCTTTACAAACTGTGGTTAGTTATTACCCAGGATGTGAACTTCGGAAAGCTGGAACGTAAAGAAGTAAGTGGTATTGCCACTTTTAAAACAGAATCCAAAAGCACTTTAAAACGGCTTCAGCAAAAAGAAACCATTGCCCGCTATAAATTTATCAATGAGGCGTTAAAGGAGACCATGGTGATCGATACCGCCAACGCTAAAGACCTACGCAGCCGCATGGACAGGATCCTTACTCATAAATTCTGGGGCTATGTTATCTTTTTTGGCATTCTATTACTCATATTCCAGGCTATTTTCGACTGGAGCAGCTATCCCATGGATTTTATAGACAGCAGCTTCGCATCTCTTAGCGAATGGCTGAAAAACACACTTCCGGCCGGAGATTTCACCAACCTCATCGCAGAAGGTATCGTACCCGGCCTTGGTGGAATTGTGATCTTTATTCCGCAGATCGCGTTTCTGTTCCTATTCATTTCCATTCTTGAGGAAACCGGTTATATGAGCAGGGTTGTTTTCCTAATGGACAAAGTAATGCGCCGTTTCGGGCTAAGCGGAAAAAGTGTGGTCCCGCTTGTTTCTGGTACTGCCTGTGCCATTCCGGCCATTATGGCCACCCGGAACATAGAAAGCTGGAAAGAACGACTTATTACCATCCTGGTGACACCCTTTACTACCTGCTCGGCACGGCTACCGGTTTATCTAATTATTATCGCCCTGGTTATCCCGGAACAACGTATTTTAGGGATATTCAGCCTGCAGGGACTCACCCTTATGTTCTTATACCTTTTGGGATTTGCCGCGGCCATCCTATCTGCCTGGTTACTTAATAAAGTTCTAAAAATAAGGTCGAAGACCTTCTTTGTGGTTGAAATGCCTAATTATAAAGTTCCCTTACCTAAAAACGTGGCTATTACCGTTGTTGAAAAGACCAAATCTTTCGTTCTGGGCGCCGGAAAGATCATTCTCGCAATATCCATCATCTTATGGGTCCTTGCCTCTTATGGCCCGGGCGATTTCAACCGGGCTGAAGAAATTGTGACAGCAGAGTCCCTTTCAGAAAATCTTCCTAAATCTGAACTGGAAACTCGAATAGCCTCCTATAAACTGGAGCACTCCTATATTGGTATAATTGGAAAGGGGATCGAACCCGCGGTAAGGCCTCTGGGTTACGACTGGAAAATTGGGATAGCGATCGTAAGTTCCTTTGCTGCACGGGAAGTTTTTGTAGGTACCCTTGCAACCATTTACAGTGTGGGCAGTGAGGAAGAAGAAACCATAAAAAACAGAATGGCAGCAGAGGTGAATCCGGTATTAGGGACACCGCGATTCAATTTTGCCAGCGGGGTTTCGCTTTTATTGTTCTATGCTTTTGCTATGCAATGTATGAGTACACTGGCGATAGTGAAACGAGAGACCAATAGCTGGAAATGGCCTCTGTGGCAACTCATCGTTATGAGTGCTATTGCCTATGTGGTTGCCCTGGGAGCGTATCAAATTTTAAGTTAA
- a CDS encoding metal ABC transporter permease, whose translation MTQPQIEIQLIAMVVAIACAIPGVFLVLRKMALISDAISHSILPGIVIGFFITQDLNSPLLIALAAVTGVITVVLVEWIQKTGLVKEDTAIGLVFPALFSIGVILIAKNANDVHLDVDAVLLGELAFAPFDRLMMSGMDMGPKSLWIMGVILLVTLLLLLLFYKELKVSTFDVGLSAAMGISPMVMHYGLMSVSSVTVVGAFDAVGAILVVALMITPAATAYLLTSNLKKMLLISVGIGIFSAIGGYWLAHLLDASISGSMTTVLAVVFLMVYLFAPGKGLIAVLYRQRQQRTEVSLITFLLHLNNHSEENERHINHLQEHINWQKVRSKTVLNLAERNNMITIDNDVVSLTKKGKDFTDLALEYIITNKDEKIEHMKEDFFLFRG comes from the coding sequence ATGACACAGCCACAGATTGAAATACAGCTCATAGCCATGGTGGTTGCGATAGCTTGCGCTATCCCGGGAGTATTTCTGGTGCTTCGGAAGATGGCCCTCATTAGCGATGCTATTAGTCATTCTATCTTACCTGGGATCGTGATCGGGTTTTTTATTACCCAGGATCTTAATTCGCCACTACTTATAGCCTTGGCGGCGGTAACGGGAGTAATAACCGTTGTGCTGGTAGAATGGATACAGAAGACCGGGCTGGTGAAAGAGGACACAGCTATTGGTCTGGTATTCCCAGCCTTGTTCAGTATAGGGGTTATATTAATAGCTAAGAATGCCAACGATGTGCATCTGGACGTGGATGCGGTTCTCCTGGGGGAACTAGCCTTTGCGCCCTTTGATCGATTGATGATGTCCGGCATGGATATGGGCCCTAAGTCTTTATGGATCATGGGCGTGATCCTTCTGGTTACCTTGCTACTACTTTTACTTTTCTACAAAGAATTGAAGGTGAGTACCTTCGATGTTGGACTATCTGCTGCCATGGGAATTTCTCCTATGGTAATGCACTACGGACTAATGTCTGTGTCGTCTGTAACGGTGGTTGGAGCCTTCGATGCTGTAGGCGCCATCCTGGTTGTGGCCCTGATGATCACCCCGGCCGCCACGGCATATTTGCTCACATCCAATTTAAAAAAGATGTTGTTGATCTCTGTTGGGATAGGAATATTCTCGGCCATTGGAGGCTACTGGCTGGCCCATCTGCTGGATGCATCAATTAGTGGTTCTATGACCACGGTTCTGGCTGTTGTATTTCTAATGGTCTATCTGTTCGCGCCAGGTAAAGGCCTTATCGCAGTACTTTACAGACAGCGCCAGCAACGAACCGAAGTTTCGCTCATTACCTTTCTTCTCCATCTTAATAACCATTCCGAAGAAAACGAAAGACATATCAATCATCTACAGGAGCATATCAACTGGCAGAAAGTTAGGTCTAAGACCGTCCTTAATCTCGCCGAGCGAAATAACATGATCACTATAGATAATGATGTTGTTTCACTCACAAAAAAAGGAAAAGATTTTACAGATCTCGCTTTGGAGTATATTATTACCAATAAGGACGAAAAGATCGAGCATATGAAGGAAGACTTCTTTCTATTCAGGGGGTAG
- a CDS encoding helix-turn-helix domain-containing protein — protein MVLLATIFVYCVAGFVEIAVYKRILPQVSSNTNFSETRWLKTFLSAMLVLVFLDILKNQGGFEIGGIILPNESFVQFAVLLFVNLIIYQGLKSPLSFQQISASDLHVTSENNSKRNISKSDKDELDKLAMQVEKHMETKKPYLNPDLDLSSLAETLEISVRSLSQSINHILGQNFSDYINSYRIKAAENLLQNNNDQDLTIKEIMYDVGFNSRSVFNTLFKKKTGLTPSQYRSQLGK, from the coding sequence ATGGTATTACTAGCAACAATCTTTGTTTATTGCGTAGCAGGATTTGTAGAGATCGCGGTATATAAAAGAATTCTTCCACAGGTTTCATCAAACACCAATTTTTCGGAAACAAGGTGGCTGAAGACATTCCTATCTGCGATGCTTGTACTTGTATTTCTGGATATACTTAAAAATCAAGGTGGATTTGAGATTGGGGGAATTATCTTACCGAATGAAAGCTTCGTTCAATTTGCCGTGTTACTTTTTGTAAATCTAATAATTTATCAGGGGTTAAAAAGCCCGCTTTCCTTTCAACAAATATCTGCTTCAGACTTGCATGTTACTTCAGAAAATAATTCAAAACGAAATATTTCTAAATCGGATAAAGATGAACTGGATAAACTTGCAATGCAAGTAGAGAAACATATGGAAACGAAGAAACCTTACTTAAATCCAGATCTTGATTTGTCTAGCTTAGCAGAAACATTGGAGATTTCTGTAAGGTCCTTATCACAATCGATAAATCATATACTCGGCCAAAACTTTTCTGACTATATAAATTCCTATAGAATAAAAGCTGCCGAAAATTTATTACAGAATAATAATGATCAAGACCTTACAATTAAGGAAATAATGTATGACGTAGGTTTTAATTCTCGCTCTGTATTCAACACCCTCTTTAAAAAGAAAACCGGCCTCACTCCTTCTCAGTATCGATCTCAATTAGGCAAATAG
- a CDS encoding metal ABC transporter ATP-binding protein encodes MTITSAIQVDDLTVAYDYKPVLWDIDLSVPEGVLMAIVGPNGAGKSTLIKAILGIIKPIAGTISIYGKSYTDQRKLVAYVPQKGSVDWDFPTTALDVVMMGTYGSLGWIKRPGKKEKKAALEALEKVGMLSFKKRQISQLSGGQQQRVFLARALVQNASIYLMDEPFQGVDATTEIAIINILKELRKAGKTVVVVHHDLQTVPEYFDWVTFLNVKKIATGPVKDIFNDDNLTKTYGINYKVAVNK; translated from the coding sequence ATGACAATAACTAGCGCCATACAAGTTGACGACCTTACGGTAGCCTACGATTATAAGCCCGTTTTATGGGACATAGATCTAAGTGTGCCCGAAGGTGTGCTAATGGCCATCGTAGGGCCAAATGGTGCCGGAAAATCTACCCTTATAAAAGCAATTCTAGGGATCATCAAACCTATAGCGGGTACGATAAGCATCTATGGAAAGTCGTATACAGATCAGCGCAAACTCGTGGCTTACGTACCTCAAAAAGGGAGTGTAGACTGGGACTTCCCAACAACGGCTCTGGATGTTGTAATGATGGGAACCTACGGAAGCCTGGGATGGATAAAGCGCCCGGGTAAGAAAGAAAAGAAAGCAGCACTGGAAGCCCTTGAAAAAGTGGGAATGCTATCGTTTAAGAAAAGACAAATTAGTCAGTTAAGCGGCGGACAACAACAACGGGTATTTCTGGCCAGAGCGCTGGTGCAGAATGCATCCATTTACCTTATGGATGAACCATTCCAGGGAGTGGATGCCACCACCGAGATAGCCATTATCAATATTTTGAAAGAGTTGCGAAAAGCAGGTAAAACTGTGGTAGTGGTGCATCATGACCTTCAAACCGTTCCCGAATATTTCGACTGGGTAACCTTTTTAAATGTAAAGAAGATAGCCACGGGTCCGGTAAAGGATATTTTCAATGATGATAATTTAACTAAAACCTACGGAATCAATTACAAGGTTGCCGTTAATAAATAA
- a CDS encoding FeoA family protein — MLTIANLQKGERAIIKGFSIESVPLKLLEMGCLPGNEVHLVQQAPFRDPLYLNINGSHLAIRKETAEQIEIELI; from the coding sequence ATGCTTACTATTGCCAACTTACAAAAGGGAGAACGAGCCATAATTAAAGGTTTTTCCATAGAATCGGTACCGCTCAAACTATTGGAAATGGGCTGCCTCCCGGGCAATGAAGTACATCTGGTACAACAGGCCCCCTTCCGGGATCCGTTGTATCTCAACATCAATGGCAGCCATCTGGCAATAAGAAAGGAAACCGCCGAACAAATAGAAATAGAATTAATTTAA